A single Tenacibaculum sp. 190524A02b DNA region contains:
- a CDS encoding NUDIX domain-containing protein codes for MKSIQDIKVAVDAVVFGYDKKQLSVLLIKRGVQPFKNSWALPGGLVKENESLEEAVQRELEEETGVTIDYLEQLYTFGKPGRDPRNRVVSVTYFGLVSPQHFKIAAATDAAEVQWFSINELPELAFDHSIILDKALKRLQSKINYQPIGFELLKKEFPFSDLENLYQTILDRKIDRRNFRKKILSFDILIETDKIHKPSSGRPAKLFKFNSEKYKELEDKGFHFEIKFA; via the coding sequence ATGAAGAGTATACAAGATATTAAAGTTGCTGTTGATGCTGTTGTATTTGGATATGACAAAAAACAACTCTCTGTATTATTAATAAAAAGAGGCGTACAACCTTTTAAAAATTCTTGGGCATTACCCGGTGGATTGGTAAAAGAAAACGAATCTTTAGAAGAAGCCGTACAAAGAGAATTAGAAGAGGAAACCGGAGTTACTATTGATTATCTAGAACAACTCTATACCTTTGGTAAACCTGGGCGTGATCCAAGAAACCGAGTCGTATCTGTAACCTATTTTGGCTTGGTAAGCCCTCAACATTTTAAAATTGCTGCCGCTACGGATGCTGCCGAAGTACAATGGTTTTCTATAAATGAATTGCCAGAACTTGCCTTTGATCATAGTATTATACTAGATAAAGCTTTAAAAAGATTGCAAAGTAAAATCAATTATCAACCTATAGGTTTTGAGCTATTAAAAAAAGAATTCCCTTTTTCAGACCTTGAAAATTTATATCAAACCATACTTGACAGAAAAATTGATCGACGTAATTTTAGAAAAAAAATACTCAGCTTTGACATTTTAATAGAAACTGATAAAATCCACAAGCCTTCTAGCGGTCGCCCAGCCAAACTTTTCAAATTCAATTCTGAGAAATATAAAGAACTTGAAGACAAAGGATTTCACTTTGAAATAAAGTTTGCGTAA
- the prs gene encoding ribose-phosphate diphosphokinase produces MILNLDTSFTPYSTQNSINFEQFTFSGGEPHLKITTDLENVEEVTITHRIRSFNDVGILLLAVNALRNIGVQKLHAFIPYFPAARQDRIMITGEPLSVKVYADIINSQHFNSVTVFDPHSEVTPALLNNCKVMHNYTFVERVTQQLTEGLVLISPDGGALKKIYKVASYLQKYEVVECSKVRDVKTGKLSSFKVYHEDLQGKDCLIVDDICDGGGTFLGLAQELKKKNAGNLYIAVSHGIFSKGTELLNQYFSKVFTTDSFKSINGTDCIQIKLEELLKNE; encoded by the coding sequence ATGATTTTAAATCTTGATACATCTTTTACACCTTATAGTACTCAAAACTCAATAAACTTTGAGCAGTTTACATTTTCTGGTGGCGAACCTCATCTCAAAATTACAACTGATCTTGAAAACGTAGAAGAAGTTACCATTACGCATCGTATTCGTTCATTCAATGATGTAGGAATTTTATTATTAGCTGTAAATGCGTTACGAAATATAGGTGTTCAAAAGCTACATGCTTTTATCCCTTATTTTCCTGCGGCAAGGCAAGATAGGATTATGATAACTGGCGAACCTTTATCCGTAAAAGTATATGCAGATATAATAAACAGTCAGCATTTTAACTCGGTAACTGTTTTTGATCCACATTCAGAAGTAACTCCTGCCCTACTTAACAATTGTAAAGTGATGCACAATTACACTTTTGTAGAGAGAGTTACGCAACAACTAACAGAAGGTTTAGTTTTGATTTCTCCTGATGGCGGAGCTTTAAAGAAGATTTACAAAGTAGCCTCTTATTTACAGAAGTATGAAGTAGTAGAATGCTCTAAAGTAAGAGATGTAAAAACAGGAAAGCTATCTAGTTTTAAAGTATATCATGAAGATTTACAGGGGAAAGATTGCTTAATTGTTGATGATATTTGTGATGGAGGTGGTACATTTTTAGGACTGGCACAAGAGTTAAAAAAGAAAAATGCAGGCAATCTATACATTGCAGTTAGTCATGGGATTTTTAGTAAAGGAACTGAACTATTAAATCAATACTTTTCTAAAGTTTTTACAACAGATAGTTTCAAATCTATAAACGGAACAGATTGCATACAAATTAAATTAGAAGAATTATTAAAAAATGAATGA
- a CDS encoding ADP-ribosylation/crystallin J1 — translation MKTITLYRPVGEKELILIAESNYKAFPPRLEWQPIFYPVLNEEYATEIACKWNTTDAFGNYLGFVTKFKITEEEFKKYTIENVGAKIHNELWVPSEALEVFNQNIIGEIEILKVCIGKEFKKASSAIVEKHVNELKK, via the coding sequence ATGAAAACGATTACACTATACAGACCTGTAGGAGAAAAAGAATTGATATTAATTGCCGAAAGTAATTATAAAGCATTTCCTCCGAGACTAGAATGGCAACCTATTTTTTACCCTGTATTGAATGAGGAATATGCTACTGAAATAGCTTGTAAGTGGAATACTACGGATGCCTTTGGCAATTATTTAGGGTTTGTTACCAAATTTAAAATTACAGAAGAAGAATTTAAGAAGTATACCATAGAAAATGTTGGAGCGAAAATTCATAATGAACTGTGGGTTCCTTCTGAAGCTCTTGAGGTTTTTAACCAAAACATCATTGGCGAAATTGAAATATTAAAAGTTTGCATTGGAAAGGAGTTTAAAAAAGCATCCAGTGCTATTGTAGAAAAACATGTAAATGAATTAAAAAAATAA
- a CDS encoding DUF4291 domain-containing protein produces MELKTKLYKEQLKEWPVNGHHIMAQYDEEKIVVYQSYRPEIGNFAMKNQFFGGPFKYTRMTWIKPNFLWMMYRNGWGTKEGQEVVLAIHLKREAFERYLEQVVYSSFQKELYDTWENWQEQVKNSSIRLQWDPDHDPYGEKIERRAIQIGIRGEEIIKYAQEDIIKIEDISDFVQAQYQHVLNKEVDKLLIPEEKPFFSKIESVNKKLRLIP; encoded by the coding sequence ATGGAATTAAAAACAAAGCTATATAAAGAACAGCTAAAAGAATGGCCTGTAAATGGACATCACATTATGGCACAATATGATGAAGAAAAAATAGTCGTATACCAGTCGTACAGACCGGAAATTGGGAATTTTGCTATGAAAAATCAATTTTTTGGTGGTCCTTTTAAGTATACTAGAATGACTTGGATTAAACCTAATTTTTTATGGATGATGTACCGAAATGGTTGGGGAACTAAAGAAGGCCAAGAAGTGGTTTTAGCCATTCATTTAAAACGTGAAGCTTTTGAACGTTATTTGGAGCAAGTAGTATACTCTAGTTTTCAAAAAGAACTTTATGATACTTGGGAAAACTGGCAAGAACAGGTAAAAAATTCATCTATTAGATTGCAATGGGATCCTGACCATGATCCATATGGCGAAAAAATAGAAAGAAGAGCTATCCAAATTGGGATTCGAGGGGAAGAAATTATAAAATATGCCCAAGAGGATATTATTAAAATTGAGGATATTTCCGATTTTGTGCAAGCGCAATACCAACATGTGTTAAATAAGGAAGTGGATAAGCTATTAATTCCTGAAGAAAAACCATTTTTTAGTAAGATAGAAAGTGTCAATAAAAAATTACGATTAATACCATAA
- a CDS encoding ADP-ribosylglycohydrolase family protein, with protein sequence MKSNIIEATFLGLAVGDALGVPVEFRSRKELQANPVKDMREYGTHNQPKGTWSDDSSLTFCLAESLCKELEINLIDISKNFINWLDYGFWTPHGKVFDIGIQTRQSIYQLAKIINSKEYSDLELLKYSNDEYTNGNGSLMRIIPLLFHIKDFEINKQFETIWFVSSLTHPHIRSAIACFIYLQFAKNIIEGNTLIGAYRKMQKKVNTFFDEKELSSYEKQHFSRVLNNNITTLRENEIKSGGYVIDTLEASLWCLMTSSGYKETVLKAVNLGDDTDTTATVAGAIAGLYYGMEAIPKEWVEVLARKNDIISLSKKFAKKYGYEKQ encoded by the coding sequence ATGAAAAGTAACATAATTGAAGCAACATTTTTAGGTTTAGCTGTAGGCGATGCTTTAGGTGTTCCTGTAGAGTTTAGATCTAGAAAAGAATTACAAGCAAACCCTGTTAAAGATATGCGTGAATATGGAACTCACAACCAACCTAAAGGTACTTGGTCTGATGATAGTTCTCTTACCTTTTGTCTAGCCGAAAGTCTTTGTAAAGAGCTTGAAATAAATCTGATTGACATTTCAAAAAATTTCATCAATTGGTTAGATTATGGCTTCTGGACTCCGCATGGAAAAGTTTTTGATATTGGTATACAAACAAGGCAATCTATTTATCAGTTAGCTAAAATCATAAATTCAAAGGAATATTCAGACCTAGAACTTTTGAAGTACTCTAACGATGAATATACAAATGGAAATGGCTCACTAATGAGAATTATCCCTTTATTATTTCACATAAAAGATTTTGAAATAAATAAACAGTTTGAAACTATATGGTTTGTTTCATCGTTAACACATCCACATATCAGGTCGGCAATTGCTTGTTTTATTTATTTGCAATTTGCTAAAAATATAATTGAAGGAAATACATTAATTGGTGCCTATAGAAAAATGCAAAAAAAAGTAAATACTTTTTTTGACGAAAAAGAATTATCTAGCTATGAAAAACAACATTTTTCAAGAGTACTAAATAACAATATAACAACTCTTAGGGAAAATGAAATTAAATCAGGAGGCTATGTCATTGATACTTTAGAAGCAAGTTTATGGTGCTTAATGACTAGTTCTGGTTATAAGGAAACTGTTTTAAAAGCCGTAAACCTTGGTGATGATACAGACACCACTGCTACTGTAGCGGGAGCTATTGCTGGTTTGTATTATGGAATGGAAGCTATTCCTAAAGAATGGGTTGAAGTCTTAGCGAGAAAAAACGATATTATTTCTTTAAGCAAAAAGTTTGCTAAAAAATATGGTTATGAAAAACAATAA
- a CDS encoding O-acetyl-ADP-ribose deacetylase encodes MKNNKSDVNIKEVNPLAIIPTIKVIHGDITKIKADAIVNAANSSLLGGSGVDGAIHRAGGKEILEACIAIRNKQGTCKTGKAVITTAGSLPAKKVIHTVGPVFNGGERLEKEKKLLADCYVNSLLIAKENNLKTIAFPNISTGIYKFPKQLAAEIAYKTVIENPIVTTVIFVCFDIENYHIYQKILENGNH; translated from the coding sequence ATGAAAAACAATAAGTCTGATGTAAATATAAAGGAAGTTAACCCTTTAGCTATTATCCCTACGATTAAAGTCATTCATGGAGATATTACAAAGATTAAAGCGGATGCTATTGTCAATGCGGCTAACTCTAGTTTATTAGGAGGTAGTGGTGTTGATGGTGCCATACATAGAGCTGGTGGAAAAGAAATTTTAGAAGCATGCATCGCTATTAGAAATAAACAAGGAACTTGTAAAACAGGAAAAGCAGTAATTACAACAGCTGGTAGTTTACCTGCTAAAAAAGTAATTCATACTGTAGGTCCTGTTTTCAATGGTGGGGAAAGACTGGAAAAAGAAAAAAAGTTATTAGCAGATTGTTATGTAAACAGTCTGCTAATAGCTAAAGAAAACAATCTAAAAACCATTGCTTTCCCTAACATTAGTACGGGGATTTATAAATTCCCAAAACAATTAGCAGCAGAAATCGCTTATAAAACGGTTATAGAAAACCCAATAGTAACAACAGTAATTTTTGTTTGCTTTGATATAGAAAACTATCATATTTATCAAAAAATACTAGAAAATGGAAACCATTGA
- a CDS encoding macro domain-containing protein, which produces METIEYIEGDATNPIGTGIKIIVHVCNDIGGWGKGFVLAISKKWKKPEKAYRKWHASKEDFGLGEVQFVQVEADLWIANLIGQHKIRKSPNGLPPIRYEAIESGLKKVAVKALSINASVHMPRIGCGLAGGKWDKIEPIVQENLISKQVLTIVYDFK; this is translated from the coding sequence ATGGAAACCATTGAGTATATAGAAGGAGATGCTACCAATCCAATAGGAACAGGAATTAAAATTATTGTACATGTATGTAATGATATTGGTGGCTGGGGAAAAGGCTTTGTTTTAGCAATATCTAAAAAATGGAAAAAACCAGAGAAAGCCTACAGAAAATGGCATGCATCAAAAGAAGATTTTGGTTTAGGCGAGGTTCAATTTGTACAGGTAGAAGCAGACTTATGGATTGCGAATCTAATTGGCCAACATAAAATTAGAAAAAGTCCTAACGGTTTACCTCCTATTCGTTATGAAGCCATTGAAAGTGGTCTTAAAAAAGTAGCCGTAAAAGCATTAAGTATCAACGCTTCAGTTCATATGCCTAGAATAGGTTGTGGATTGGCTGGCGGAAAATGGGATAAAATAGAACCTATTGTGCAAGAAAATCTAATTAGTAAGCAAGTACTAACAATTGTTTACGACTTTAAATAA